The window actagtacctacCTGattagggtcccttgtccagggtcacggataaagtccacaacggcagccacggcggagaagaataccTTCGGTACGGTGTGAATGGCGGAAGTGGCGATCCCTTGATTTTAGGATTGTATAAAATCACTCACCAATCCGTCTAGCCAGCGTGGTGTTTTAAGACTAAAAAAACGTCCTAATAGGAATATGGCGATATCTAAAACAAAAGGAATGGGTCCCCAGGTGGGTAGACCATACAGTAATAGCAAATCCCACTCCTTTGGAAAAAAGCCATGGAATCTGGGGgaagcaagaaatcgctaaaaacCAGACGATTGAACATAGCAACTCTAAATATAAGGTCCTTAAGTAAAGATGAAAAAGTCTACGAACTTGAAGAAGACATCAAGGTCTTAAAATGGGACATAATTGGTCTAGCAGAGGTAAAAAGAAAAGGGAAAGAGTGCATAACAAATAGTCAGGTAATGTCCTATATTACAAAGGGCGAGAAGAACAAAGCCTAGATGGTGTAGGATTTCTAATTTCTAAGAAATATGCACATAGAGTAGAGCAATTCGtaggaatatctgaaagaatTGCAATGATTAGGTTAAATATAAACGAGAACATCTCCCtgaaaattattcaagtatacaCTCCAACCGCAGCACATCCCGATGAAGAGATAGACGAATTTTATGAGAAAATTGCAGAAACTAGCACGAATTATCACAGCTTGTATACGATGATAATAAGAGACTTCAACGCTAAGATCGTACGACTTGAGAAAACCGAAAACTGTATAGGACAATTCGGCTCTGGAGttaaaaatgagagaggagaaacctTGGTTAACTCCCTACAAGCCCACAAATACTATGCAATGaacacattctataagaaaaaacctcaaagaaagtggacgtggctaTCCCCAGACGGAAAAACTCGGAACGAAATAGATTATATACTGTATAATAAAACAGATATACAGGACGTAACAGTAATAGATACTGCGTCAGTAAGTAGCGATCACCAAATGGTTAGAGCCaaattagagataaaacataattaaaatagaaataaatttagaaaaacttggaatatagacacagataaactaaaatataatacagaacaatataaaaacaagTTAGAACCCGCGaaagtattaaatctagataaacttagcttaaatgaaatgaatgaagtcataacaaaacctcataaaaaccaaaaaaagtcataacgaaaatccaaaataagtgtagaatcacaaaacatgctgaaacaaagaaaagatcttttgagacaaaacaaaagagacactgcagaatttaaggaacttaatcgagtaataagaaaacagataaaagaggactttaaaaaacataaagaagaCCGTATAGAACAAATCATACcgttccagaaacgatccccctaactcctcaaagcagaacttgaaaagacagataacaaatgtcaacttggaagtgatgcccgaaataagccacgaagaaatagaaagagcagtaaaagaaataaaaaggaataaagctcctggaagcgatggaatcctagcagaaatgctgaaggaaagcggagaagaagccatcacatatctaaaaatactatttaataaatgtctattccaaggcaacatacccgaacaatggaatactgctaaaacaatgctaatacacaaaaagggagacaccacagatctgaaaaattatcgaccaatttcacttttttcacaactttacaaaacctttacaaagattattacaaacaggttaacaattaaatttgacggatatcaaccagtagaacaagccggatttagaaaagggtacaggACCTGTGaccatttatatactttgaaaatcctaatagaaaagactaacgaatacaatctcccattatgtctggcttttacagattatgaaaaagcttttgatagagtagaactatgggcaatagaagaagcattagtcaacaaccggatcgactccaagtacagaatattaatacataatatttacgaacaagctgaaatgatagtgacgttgggtaatggaatcgaaacaagaccagtaaaaatcaaccgtggagtaagacaaggagacacaatatctccaaaattatttacagctgccctagaagatatctttaagacAATAGAgtgggaaaataagggaatccctattaacggaagatacttgaaccatcttagatatgcagatgatgtagtactaatagccgacacgtggaatgcactgaatacgatgattgaggagctacacataGAATTCCTAAAAAAagaactgaaaatgaatttcagcaaaactaaactaatgtcaaccaaagatgacaaacctatgataaacatcgaagggacagagatagaacatgtagatgaatatacatatctgggtcaaaatgtcaaggtaagcaaagaaaatcagactaccgaaataagcagacgtgtaaaaatgggatgggcagcattagGAAGATTCTCaaacgtacttaaaaataaaaatatacctcaaagactgcataccaaagtatttaattcctgtatcctacctgtactaacatatggagctcaaacctggacgttcgctaaaataaacatggagaagatcagaaaaactcagagagctatggaacggcagatgctgggtatctcactcaaagaccataaaaccaatgaaaacattcgtaatagaacaaaagtaaaaaatgctgtcgaactggcagctaaactgaaatggaaatgggctggacataacgaatgtcttacggatggccgatggaataaagaaatcggaaaTTGGCGGCCATATGTGGAAAaccgcaaatgcgatggagcgacgatattaaaagaactgcagggccaatgtggaaacgtcttacaaacaacagagatgaatggcgagaattaggagaggcctatattcggcaatctgAATAGAaaaaagggcttaaaaaaaagGTAACATTGTAGGAGGCAATCAGTTTTGGAGTCTAAGTTAATGGTACCTATTCACTAGACCTGTACAAGCTGGTTTAGAGTTCCAGAATCAAGAAcagcctttttgaagataagGAAGTTTTTGAGTAActaaagactcaatctgcaaatttgATATcagatggtaaaatgttatacaaTTATATTCTTATTTATGGCGCTGAAGCTTGTATTGTTACTGTTGGTTAAATGAGAAAGTTGGAAGCTTATGCTTTTGAGATGTGCCTCTTAAGAGACTTTTAAATTGTGTTGCATGGGAAAAGATAGAGAACTTTTGATCTAtgcatctatatatatatatatatatatatatatatatatatatatatatatatatatatatatatatatatatatgctttgacttgtttttatatttacaatGCACTCTCATAGTATTGACATAAATgtcattaattatttttatgccaTTGTTATGACAGAAATATTGATGccagacaaaaaatatatattatcacTATTATCAGCTAGGTTTGGTTGTATAATATACATACCTACATTGTAATTCTTATTTACTATTGAAAATACTtaccaattatttttttttcctttctgTCAATAATAACTTTCACAGGTGTCATAGTTTTTACAGAAGCAAAACAGACAGATGCTACAATTGCAGCATCTGAAGAATCCTCAATAGAtatatttaaatcaaaatatgtTGTATACATATGTATTGCTTTCTGAAATGATTCTTTTTTCAGGGTGTAATCAGCTAGTGTTTCTTTCTCATCTGAAAAGACAACAACTTTCATATTGTAATATGTTTTAGGAATAAATTATGATTAATTTTTCGACTTCTACAGCAGACCCCCTTTACAAAATATTGAATATATTGTTATTACTATTTATGTTATTACAAGATAttatcaaacttttatatttatcaattttttttagttatGTAATACAAATAGCTCTTATAATACaaatatgttttattaaatattatacaaaaattacaaaCTCCTGATTGTTAGTTGGAGTTTGCAGATATTTTTCGTAAGTCTGTTATTCTGTCTATATGCTTAAGTGTTGTATTCTTGTTCTCCATAGCCTCAGTTAATGGAAGTTCTAccgtatcatattttttattatatcattaaaatggtcattaaaagacaataaattattaTCCAATTTAAAACCAAGGTACTTAATTATTGTAATGATTTCTATTTTATCATTGTCAAATTGaaaattaatagtatttatatcaaaatttgagtatttatatttagttgttaAGATCATAGCCTTCGTCTTTAAAACATTTAACTTTAGTTTGTtgatctttaaatatttaatcacAGACTGTAATGCCAAATTCATGCTAGATACAGCATTTCCAAGTTTGAATCAAAACATGCAAGTATGGTCTCATCtgcatacaaattaaagaaattacatttaacaaacaagtttatgtcatttaaatacaatatgaacaaaataatttttatatatatatgtatatatatatgtatatatatatatatatatatatatatatatatatatatatatatatatatatatatatatatataagaaccTTTTTAAGTTGAACCTTGATAAATTGAAAACCTCCAAAACTGGGTCAAACCTCAAAACATCCAGTACTCCAGCCATTATGGTACATATTTTCCGTCCATAActcaaaaaattaaattgggccTCTATATCGCAAACATAGCAATGTTTTACTTTACAACCTTTATAACAAGATTATTTGAAAGTTAATACCTctatagttaaaaaaaaagttactgatggaataaaaatgataaattccAACATGTGGCAAGAAAAAGggcaaagaaagaagaaaaatctTGTTATTCATTAATAATTATACAGCCCATAATATTATTCCACAAATGAACTGCCTGCCAATAACACATAAAAGTTACAGCCTTTGACCCTATGGATTAAGGTAATATTAAAAACTTAAACTTAGTCATTGCATCGAAAATCAGTTGTCAGGAACATGTTGGATAATACAGAAGAAAAAAGAAATCTACTAGATGTATTGCAAGCCACGAGAATGGCTAATAAAGCTGAATAAAGTGATTCAATGTTGTCAACAGAAGGTGAAACTGAAGATATTTCTATTTCATCTCCTGCAGAATGGAATACAGTTGGGTCTAAATCAGGAGTATCCTTTGAGGACTGTGTTACATGAGATGATGGAGTTATGACTACTGACACATTATCTGATGACAAAAGTATCTATTCAGTGCATACTAATGATTTAAATGACATAGAAGACTTAAATAATACAACATGCTCTCAATGGTTTTCCACCAAAGATGCAAGAACAGCATTCGATGCTTACAGAATTTTATAGAGCAAACCAGCCAATCTGAAGAACAAGAATTTTCTGCTCTATATACCTTAGACAATGCTATAGATAGAGAACAACTGAATTaattaaagcaaaaaaaattaCTGGCTTTTTAagtgacatattttttttattaacaagttgAAAACTTGTGAAATTTTTTGACATCTCCCTTAATGTTCGACTTATAAAGGTTCtactttataataaaattatatactgACCCTTTTCCAAATTATCCTTTAAATTTAGAAGATTTTTGTACTGAGAAGTTAGGTTTGTGTATGTATTTTTAAGGTTTTTCAGGATTTTTACATCTGCTTTTTGTTGTGTAGCAATACTAACATTTTCTTGAAATGGTTGTATATATTCCTGGTGCAaatcttttagtttatttttcaaatcttgatctgaaaaatatgaaaatgattATATTAAGTACAAGTGATATTATGACAATATGACTTCATAATACATACTTGTTCCTCCATTTCCATTTGGAATATCTGgacaatttatttcttttatacaaTTTTCAACATATTCATTTCTGCACGCGATTTCTTGTCCTGGTGAAAACTTTGACCAGTTACATGATATATTACTCCACGAACTATTTGGGGTATCCTGCTGTGCTAATGTAGAAGTATCAAAGTAGGATCCAGAAAAAAGACCTAAATTAATAAAAGAGCTAGAGATAAAAGAAGGTAATAcaatttaactaagtttaaaatcTAACAATAATTGAGATATATTGAAAGTGACATAACTCATAGAAACACATGTCAGAAAAAGTTGAGCCATAAAAATGTACAAATTCTATAGAGAAATGAATGAAACTTAATAGATAagattataaattatatatttatcaatGAAAGGTTTTAGTTACTTGGACAATTATCATTAACGTTCTGTTAAAACTAGAAACAGAACAATCAAATGTATCGAAAAGAATAATTAAGAAACGTTTTTAatttcttaatattaattttttcctGAGGATTTGACTCTGAGGAACTGGCTTCAAGATACAGTAAAAGAATAATATGAAGGAGGCATTATCTTAAGGAAGAATATTTTATGtagaatttgtttttatttggtTATGAACAGAGGCTATATTAGCCTtgaaattttttgataaaaagtaaatagtaaaaGTAAAATGATAATACCTTAACCAAAATCTTTCTATATCTTTGTATCCTTAATTCTAATGTTTTAACAGTAAGTATTTAAAATGTATCTAACTTTTTATATACCTACCAAAGAACTGAACAAATGTTCTTACATTTATACAAAACGCTTTGTAATCCAAAGCTAAATTAATGTAATTACACCATTTTCattctaataataataagattaaTGAAAATACAACAGTAATCATTAAATATACATTGCAACTTACAACTATTTCGatccattttttgtatttttttaaacaacggttatattttgtttttgaatagTTAATGCTTAATgcttatgttttattaaaaattggaCGACCCACGTCGTGCTTTTAttggttaaatttttttcaacCTAGAAAATTAACACCAAATAACCAACCACAatatttctgtgttttctttGATCACGTGAATGTATCGGTAGATCCACCCACAGGATCCACCTTTAGTAGTTAGACAAAGGAAAGAGCGTTGATCCGTTGATGTGACGTTTAAAAAACTTTACTTaccttaaacaaggaaagagagtttCTTCTATGAGTGTGTTCCGTGTATTCCAATATATTTCGCCGACCAATAAAGTGCAGACCAAGATAGACAACACGTATTTCATTAATCATTTAATAATGTCTATTAGCGTGATTAGTGTATTtctgttgttgtttgtttggtatcgttattaaaataattgaaaCTTTACTTATTTTACAAAATGTTGAATTCTAACCATATAAcactattaaatttaaaatacgtAATTTTGTAGAATTCTTTACATAATATTATATATGGATTCgcagcatcgagcaaaaagacagtcttttgtctttttgctctaTGATTCACAGACACATACACAGCCTAAATTCAGTAACTCACAATTCAGACCAGGCTGGATATTGCTGTCATGTGGTGATAAAATCAGAGCTGTATGGTTAAAAAGCATAATTTATGGGCTTCAGTCACAGGAGCGTATCTTACTCAGACCCGTGGAAGACAATAACCTTACTCATACCGAGAACCTTACCTTCATGATAGTCTGAACAACCCAAGATCCAAGATTTTCAGATTCTTATAAGGTCAGAGTGATGGCATCGATACTAATATTTGGAGAACTCTAAGAAGAGTCTCTAGGATAGAATTTAGTGGATCCTACATTAGTAGAGGCTTTAAAGAAAAATGGCTATATGATGTCCAACTACAAATTTGCTCTATTAAGAATGTCACCCCAAAAAACTCACGTTGCCTAGGATGTTTCAAGTTCTACATTTTTAAGCAGAACTAGAATAAAGGCAAGAAGAAGTGaatgattattttattttgtcaaaaaatacgtTAGACCCGTTAAACCTCTTCAACAAACCCAGAAATATTTACAATGTAGATGAGTCAGGTTTGCAATTAAACAACCCTCCGCAAGAAGTTATAGCGGCCAAAGTCAGCAAGTCACTCCAAGTACGCCAATCTAAAGAACAAGGAGAGACAGCGACAGTTGTTGCAATGCAGAGAGAAGGTTTTTAGTCCCCTACATAGTTTTCAAAGGTGTGTACAAACAAATGTGGCTCGATAAAATCAGCCTACATAAATAAAGACCTCTTCAAAATTTGACTGGAAAACCACTTTATCACAAGGAAGGCAGCTGGTCCATGCCTTATTAGAGCCTCTCGATAGATCATTTTTCAAACCATTAAAGGCCTATTACCGAAGTGCAGCTATCGAATGGGGAAATTCAAATCCTGGAAAGAAGATAGAGCGCAGGCACTTTTGCCAACTTATACAGAAAACCTGGTCTTAAGCTGCAATAAGGTCTACGGGTTCGGCAGGCCTGCGGACCTACAGGGCGTTCCCATTCGCGCCCTCCTCTACTCCTGATTAGGCTTACGTACAAGGTGCCCTGGAGTTCAACTCTATGGACAAGAACGACGCAAGTGATAGCTCAACCTTGGATCCTCAACCCAGTATATCTGGTTCACCCTCACTTCATACTCCAAAGAAGAAGCCTACTTCTCATAAAACCACAGAAGTAATTCCTACGAAATTCCTACAAATTGTGCCACCAGTGCCAAAGTGTGATACTTCTGCCGTAGCAAAAAAGAAACATTCAAGCTTCGAAAGCCAGCGAAAAATAAGATCTTACTAGAAGAAAAATTGCTATCCTCATCTGGGGGCGAGTGGGACAAAAAATCCTACGATGATGAAATTGTGGATGAGGAAGATTTCCTCGAATGTGTAGAAAGTGTTAACGTCAACGAGTACGTATTGGTTGAGTTTCCAGGAAAGAACAATGAGGAAAGGATTATGAGGAAAGGAAAGGTTCAGTTCGTCTTTCCATTAGCCGAAGATATCGGCATTGTCAAAACCTAATGTTCGTCGTGGAGACTttaattttgttgttaaattccCTAACAGTTGCTCAGTTGTGTAGACAGTTTTATTTCACCTAATTTCATTAAAAGTTGCAAAGTTAATTCCTCTGAGTTTTTCTTTTTGGTTTACATGCAATTTCCCATAAGTCATATCCGCAAC is drawn from Diabrotica undecimpunctata isolate CICGRU chromosome 5, icDiaUnde3, whole genome shotgun sequence and contains these coding sequences:
- the LOC140440805 gene encoding uncharacterized protein; amino-acid sequence: MDRNSCLFSGSYFDTSTLAQQDTPNSSWSNISCNWSKFSPGQEIACRNEYVENCIKEINCPDIPNGNGGTNQDLKNKLKDLHQEYIQPFQENVSIATQQKADVKILKNLKNTYTNLTSQYKNLLNLKDNLEKDEKETLADYTLKKESFQKAIHMYTTYFDLNISIEDSSDAAIVASVCFASVKTMTPVKVIIDRKEKKIIDVDSNGLLTKEECEVITFGPEFLYYLRQRVLNPM